In the Thunnus thynnus chromosome 24, fThuThy2.1, whole genome shotgun sequence genome, ttgttgcagCACGTCTGCATCCAGTAGACTATTTAGTATGAAACACAGGCGCCTGATACTGTATCAGTAGCCTATGTGAcgctcacaaaaacaaagggaTTTTATGAGGATGACGTATGACTGCAGCGTTCTACTATAGTCATACGTCATTGTTCAGTTTTAACAACAGCTGACGTTTTTGACCTTTGAGCACAAAATGAAGTTATTTGTCCACAAATATTTGGTGAACATTGTGGCTAATCAACATGGTcagaaaatgactcagaaaaatatgaaatatctcaaaaatgccaaaatacactGGAGGGAGGCTTTAAatagtatttaaatgtttgaaaacaacatttgaatgtgTAAATCTGAAGGAGATTTTACCTCATAAAAATCATccttatgtctgcagtttagtgtcaccacaactttcacatcatattaatctcagcacacAAGTAAgaaatggtgtctgacctcagagtctccagtctacagtgtggactctccagaaaatcaaaCTGCAGATTCCTTCCTGAACCGTCCCGACTGGAGTTGTAGCTCAGatcaagctctctcagatgggaggggttggacttcagagttGAGAGCAGAGatgcacagctgatctctgacaaactgcagctcttcaatctgaataaagaagaaATCATGTAGCGTTAGAAGCAGTTTACATGGGTGCAAGAGCTCTGTCTACAGACGGATTTCCATCAAAAGTGAATTATTTGTTCCATCatagtctgtttgtttttaccactaacacaaaaaagattttactcTGCCAccacatttctgcttttttcactttgtaaaCGATTAAACGGCGAGGGAAAGAGACGTTGGTTGTTCCAGACATCAACGCTTGTTCCAGCTTCCTGCGGTTGTTTATGCATCGATTTATACGTCTGTTTTCTCCAAAATAATCAAAGTTATggcagttttatttaatgtgcaCTTATTTCTCTGTAGGGATGGGTACCGAAACCCGGTATTAAACGAGCCCCGAGGATAAATTTTTAAAGACTGTAGTATTGATAAACTCCGATGTTACCGGTTCTTTTATCAgcactttttaatgttttggtgtaATTTATTCTCAAACTGCAgcctctcctccacacacacacacacacacacacacacacacacacacacacacacacacacacacagtcagaggaCTACCAAGGCTGGACTGGGAGAACTGGTGTCTTTGACTGGGCCATAAGTTATTAACTAACTCACTCCCCTGCCATCGCCCAATACTTGGACTTCTGCACTTAACCGTGTTCCTTGTTAGAGCCTGACATACAGTTCATATTTGGACATGATGTAACatgtctgctgctgttcattatattttcatttatatttcaactgtttttgaCAGACAGCATTATATTGACAAAACATCTTTCATTTATGTAatcttcatctttttatttgtacCACTGATATGCCTTAAGGCTGGACAATATCTCCAGTATATTCAGATGTTACATGATATAGAGCCAGATATTATCTGAGAGTTTGCTTGTAATTCTGTGATGTAGCTCAGTTGTCTGTAACTGTTGCTGCTCCACAAAGCAAGGTTAGTAAGTTTACCACATGACTTTAAAAATGGTAAAACTGCTGAAATTTGCTTTGTTATCATGAACTTGAATTGTCAATCATAATTGAATCATATCCAAATAGCTCATTCAAATGTTGCTTTACAGATTCAAAACACtatcatgatgatgtcatcttttcACACTTATCTGCTTAACTTTCTAATCCTGCTTTGTGGAACAGTCCTCTGGTTAAAAGCTGCTTAACAGCAAATGATGCAGTTTTATTCAACTGAACTCTTCTGTTCTGGTCACCTGCTTTGGTTTTCTAAacactgtttcatattttgaaatatattgttAGTCAAAAAGGTGATACTGTATAGTTGATCATGTCAATATTTCTGAGCCTAAGTGCCTTGTACTACTATTTCCATCAAAAAGCCAAAGACAGTTTGAGAGAGAACGCTCtgtttcagctttttgtttAACATGCAATTGTTCTGCATGTGAACTTTCCAActttatattcaaataaaaagtcaagTGCAATaagaagctgtgtttttttctcttacatTGTAATTACATGATTGAAAATATCAATGATTTAGCTCTGTTCTTCATTCCtaaagaacattttgttctgGTTTGCATTATGTGCTTGTAGCCAGCTTTGGACAGAGATTTTATGAAGAATGACAACCAGGTCtattaaaacctttttcttAACAAAAGTGTCTTTAATTGTATATATTGTGACTATTCCTATGTGTTTAACCTGCTAAGTCAGTATTCATTTAGGTTAAAAATaggtttattaaaatgtttgtaaaaaaaatacaaactaaataGTTCAATCAAACAAATCTGTCAACTGTAAgatactgtaaaagaaaaaaaacagttatattaataaagcaatgaaaaaccagatcatactgtatttttcattaacaGCATGAAACCGTAAACTTtagtaacagtaaaaaaatgttaattttacagTAACTTAATGGCAACCCTGCTGCCAGTTGTTGAATGTTCTTACAGGAagttttaacagtgtgtgtgtagaggtgtgtgtgtttctactgtagcagcctggtgtcatcaggagatttaatgaaggtaaacacagtgaacggtGGTGCGTAACGGCACTGCGCTCTGGCGCAgcacttctcagaggctgcagatttatcaacatatcagtcctgctgacttcagatgctgcagggatttaatgaagtgaaggagaagcttttcatacagtagaaacagctgtggacaacagatactgtaacaatcacccacattcatttatacatcactgcacactgatttactgactttcctgctttaaccacatgaaaccttattttctgtgcacatgttggttggagagtgtttaactgaaataaatgatttatatttgaagcattaatctgttgttgcagCACGTCTGCATCCAGTAGACTATTTAGTATGAAACACAGGCGCCTGATACTGTATCAGTAGCCTATGTGAcgctcacaaaaacaaagggaTTTTATGAGGATGACGTATGACTGCAGCGTTCTACTATAGTCATACGTCATTGTTCAGTTTTAACAACAGCTGACATTTTTGATCTTTCAGCACAAAATGAAGTTATTTGTCCACAAATATTTGGTGAACATTGTGGCTAATCAACATGGTcagaaaatgactcagaaaaatatgaaatatctcaaaaatgccaaaatacactGGAGGGAGGCTTTAAatagtatttaaatgtttgaaaacaacatttgaatgtgTAAATCTGAAGGAGATTTTACCTCATAAAAATCATccttatgtctgcagtttagtgtcaccacaactttcacatcatattaatctcagcacacAAGTAAgaaatggtgtctgacctcagagtctccagtctacagtctggactctccagaaaatcaaaCTGCAGATTCTTTTCTGAACGGTCCCGACTGTAGTCTTcactcagatccagctctctcagatgggaggggttggacttcagagctgagagcagagaagcacagctgatctctgacaaactgcagctcttcaatctgaataaagaagaaATCATGTAGCGTTAGAAGCAGATTACATGGGTGCAAGAGCTCCGTCTACAGGCGGATTTCCATCAACAGTGAATTATTTGTTCCATCatagtctgtttatttttaccactaacacaaaaaagattttactcTGCCAccacatttctgcttttttcactttgtttatGATTAAACGGCGAGGGAAAGAGACGTTGGTTGTTCCAGACATCAACGCTTGTTCCAGCTTCCTGCGGTTGTTTATGCATCGATTTATACGTCTGTTTCCTCCAAAATAATCAAAGGTACggcagttttatttaatgtgcaCTTATTTCTCTGTAGGGATGGGTACCGAAACCCGGTATTAAACGAGCCCCGAGGATAAATTATTCAAGACTGTAGTATTGATAAGCTCCGATGTTACCGGTTCTTTTATCAgcactttttaatgttttggtgtaATTTATTCTCAAACTGCAGCCTGCAGAATTCACCAAAttgcatcatttaaaaaaacattttgcagggGGGGCATGCCTCCAGACCCCCCGAGGTGACTTCATGCCTCGACGCTCGTCGTTGGACACCAGTAGAAAAAAGttaagtcaaaataaaaatttcTCTTCAGCATCCATGAGATTATTGTGTTTGaaatcattcaatgtttcataatatgttcagagctgaagaaggtttagaatgaacaagtttagaaaatggaaactccaaacacctgaacccaacaggatgcaggttaaaaactgtcaaatacaaacagtgaaaaagagcttcattaatattaatgacaacatgctgctacttcaataaacacacagtgaCTTAACAGTGAATTAGCCAGTGCAGCTTTTTCATCTTATATTAAGGTTTCAAATCGGCAGCTCTGATACAGTCAATAGattaaaccactgaagaagaaaatagacgTTAATAGTAAGATACTCAGTGTGGATCAACATAACATCATccttatgtctgcagtttagtgtcaccacaacttttacatcatattaatctcacaGGGATTACAGCCAGGTCATGTTATTCACCTGTAATTTGTAAACCTATATTACTTGACACCTGCTAAACAAATAACACAAGATGTAAAATTTTGAGATTTCAGCATCACTTCACACATAATCATGGAGCTCTTTTTGACTGGTCCTTGGATCTTGGGCTACTCTTCTGACTCATTTTCTTACTGCTCGGTCAGCAATCTTGTGAGGAGCTCCTGTGTGTAGCCGGTTGATGGTGGAGTGAAGCTGCTTCCACTTGCAGATAATGGTCCCAATGGTGCTTATGGGAACATTTAGGAGTTGAGAAATCAGTCAGTAACCTGTGCCATTCCTGTTGCTCAACAATCTTGTTGTGAAGGTTTTGGGAGAGCTCTTTGTCTCTAATCATCATGAGATGGTTCTTGCATGACAGCTTGGTAACAAATAATATCTTCACAGATGTCTAACCCTTTTTAAAAGAGTGGAAGTGCTAACAGCCACATGCACTAACCCAGCTGATTGTAATTAGCACAGGTAAGAGGACTAATTAATGGAATCACCTGGTTCAGTGCTTTTTCTTACTGCCTGTTCAATACTTTTGTCCTGTGTCATTCCAATTCAATGCACATAAGTGTTTTGTTGATTGGGATGTTATGATTTCTTTAGCTGTGTTGCCTTATTGATTTAATACCAATGTCTGCTCTTAATTTCATATGGATAGCTGCACTGGAAATATGTCTCCCGAAAAAAGGTTGATGTGTTGAATACTTATTTCCCCCGctgtacatttatattttcttattgattAATGATTATTATACACATAAGATTAAGGGAAGACAACGCACCTGAAATAATTATATTTGTTCTGACTTATTACATGAGTTTGcctaatttgcataatttcatattaaaaattaaaggttataatacagaaatatattggATGAGAGTGTATATTACTAAGTTTCATTTTGATAGAAGAACATGGATTATTTTGTCCTTATTCAACTGTGGTGCCTTAAAACACATCCACCCTCATCCATGTTTAGGTTATTAAGAAATTTCACATAGGCTTGGCTCTGCTGCAAATTGAGCCTACTGGTATAGAAAAAATAGATGATATAAATTAGGGATGTCAATGATTCATCGATTATGGGTTAATTGCCATTAATAATTCAACTGATTGAGTTACAGGTGTTTCTGGTGACCGCCCGTAAGGGCCGCACAAGCTGTAAAACGAACGCACCTCCCTGCCTTCCGACGAAGAAAAACAGTTGCAGACTCGCAGTGAGCCTCAATCTGCTCACTGTGTCGTCTGGTTGAACTCTGAAGCATAAAGCTGTGAAAACTCCACGGAGTTGTTGTCTGGCGGCTATGCGGTTTAGCTATCTGAGGCTCATGCTAACACTAAACTAACATGttgaacagaagcagctgctcGGTTAATGCAGGCTGAGAGCTGACTGTCACACAGCAGGACTCTAATTACACATGCttccaacaaaatcaacacaaaagtgATGAACTGTCTAAGCGACACTCCCCTGATCtgaatataaatgcattttagcgGTGACAGTAAATGGACAGATAAAGTCACAGCAACAGTATTGTTTCATCCCCGGGACATCCGTccagctgagcagctgtttccagcagctggacTAATGTTAGCTACAGTAAACACACGTCACTCCATCATATAGATCAGGTCTGCAgattgttttatataaaactaaCCAGATGATGTCTGTTGTGGGGAGATTGGGGTAACctgtttcacatttacattgttACACTACAATGTCCACTGTACCAACAAAttatatgcatttattttagtctaaaatacaaaatgtgtaatatttcaCTTACTATTGTATATCTGAGCAGGCTGCAagttatatactgtagataaacACCCACTATACACTATGTACTATACATAAAGTAACAtcattttaccatttaccattacctatgtttgacacaaaataaGAGTAGACTACATTaggagttaaaagaaaaaaataagcaaacacCAGGttacttaaatgataaataacacaaataatgacttaatttaGAAATTACAGAGCTCACGTCTGTTGCTATTCAACAACTGGCCGCCAATATCCAAAGcattaaacacagcaaacagctgcacaacttCCAGCTTCACTAGAGGACAGCCAGAGCGCCCCCGCCGGCGGGAGCAGCGCTGCCGTCGTAGAAGCAAACGCGTCACAGGGTATTTAACACGGAAGAGTATAATCACACCACGTACCGTTTTGTTCAGAAGAAGCTCGGCTAGTAAGCTAGCGTAACCATTTCTACCTAAACGAAACACAAGTCAAACACCAAGCAACTGTGAGCGTGTAACAAAAAGCGCCCCTGATATCTTTCATTTCACGctatccacacacacatcaaatgaATCCTGAGATTTCACAGATTCCAGAAATATAACTCCTATCACTACCCGACCAAAACTCACTGGAAAAAACGTCGAAGTAATATAGAAAAACCTCCGTTTTTAAATTAACAACTACAAATTGTGTCTTACCTTTGCTGTTTCTGTAATCAAAAGTTGCGTCTGGCCGCACAAAACCACTAGTAATGGCTACTCCAATGTCTCTGGGTCATTTTGAGTTGATTACAGCCTTTCTGTATCCACTTTCCCGGTAGGAAGGACAGAGTGAAATCGGCCATCGTCTAAGCCTTCCATGCGAACACACGGTCTATGTCTCCATCTAGTGGTTGAATCGTAGTACTGACACAGATTCAGTCAAAAGCAATCGATAGTGGAGTTTGTGAGCTTTGATTAGAGGCCTAAACCGTCCAAATATGGTCCAAATCGACCAATGGTTTCCGGAGATATTGATGCGTATTGCTCAGGTTAGCTGAGATCGTTGCTCAGATTACATTAGGATTACATCACATTTGATGTAATTACAAATAGCTAATTTGGAATTTTTTCTCCACTAAAACTTATCTAACTTTGCTCTGCTTCACCTTCTTAGCATCAAAATGATGCTAAGAAGGTGATGTTCACATGTTTTATGGTTTACTAGAGGTTTTGGGCTGCAACTCCATCATTTCAAAGGGGATATTCACTATAATACTGTtaagttgggttttttttgtggaaatgaAATCTTTCATTTATGCCATGTTCCATCTTCATTTACTCTGACCCAGTAACATCTATACTGATGCTTACACCTCTGCACAAATCTCACAAGTGTGACCTTTATTATGATATAGAAAGTGTTCATATAAACCTTGTAGTTAcagagatatactgtatttattatgAGTATGCCATTTTCGAGCAGGGGCCTGAGTCAGAGGCCTAGGGCTTAAGAGGTTAATTAGATCAGACTAGATGTCTTGGACAAACCtaacaattaattaacatttaaccaaaattGCTGGAGCCTTCAATGGTAAATAACCTGTAACTTTATCCTacaaatcagaatcagaatcatctttattggccaagtatgtttacacatacaagcaaTTTGACTCCGctttagtggctctcaatgttcttacacagaataacaacacaacaatcttcagaaatatacacaaggaatgactatatacaggtgaatctgtttctgtgaactgtaaacaggattcAAATAGTGTAACGAAGTGAATAGTGTGAGGATtgatgagataaatattaaatggtaaaaaaaatgacGTTActtcatatacatatattaggtggttatgtacagtatattcagcCTGTTAATACACCCACCGGGCGCACGGGCCAACAGTTAGGTCTACAGCCTACAGGACACAATTAAACATCTATCtgcttgttattttcttttaataataatgtttaatttactTGCAATTAGTAGGATAAACGTGAACTTGCCCAGCgccaagctaacgttagctgaccAACTACCATCTGTAGCAAACCGTTATTTATCTGTCCATcgtttatgttttcatattattcatattattgttGAActttcaacaacaataatatgaaTCTTACCATTTTTATTCCATCATGTTGAATTCCGATGTTTGTTCTGTCACTCAGAACTATGAGCTAAAGTTGAGCGATGCTCTGTGTTTAGATATTCCGCGCTGTCTGTGTCACGTGATTCATGCAAACAATCACATTGGCTACTGAGATGTGACAATCTACGAAGAACATCTGGTTGATGCAgctctcactgttttttttttacaccatcaAAATCCACAAACGAAATACAGAATGAATAGGAagtttctctctcattctttcttttttttctcctcggATCTACACTGATCTCATAAATGGCCTCTATGgacacaacattcagacacctattcatgtcaacacagataaataaaatgctgctgactgtaaaatggatcaaattaaacATGTTGGATTAAAAGCTTAtgtattacttttatttatcttcttCCTGTAAATGGTAAcaggaaattaatattttcctcCTACTGAGGAACTTATTTCCAACCACAGATTTACTCTCATCATCACCGCTGACTAACAGTGATCAGTGCCAAACACCAGACTTTCACATGACTTCCCTTCTATCTGGTGGTGCAGCTACACAAAGTGACATCATTTTCTGCCAGGAAGCATCATGCACATGTTGAAGTGTAGCAGCTAAAACACGACTTGAGATACAAACTGCATTTGGAAATATGATTTGCTCTCTTTGTCTGTACTCCTGTGTGAGAgtattaaagtgtgtgtgagagagacttTATGTATAAGTTCCTACAAAATAGTGTGTtatcaatatttaatatataagaCATTATTCATGAATATGCAATGAAAGTCTTGAACTTTTTTCCCATTTGGTTTATAGATTTGAGTTTCACACACGTaccaaaaattataaacattaaattGGTCTAACATAAAGTTGTCCAATAATTTCTTACAAATATCAGACCCTTTCGATGGTAGACTGAATTCAAATTGAAATCAACTGTTCAggcattttggattttaaacattttagtgatttgtgaaatacaaatgaatcaaattaaatgtgaaacTTCTATTATGAATTTAAATAACTGGGTACATACAAGACATACAAGAGGAAAACGCAGTcggtgaactgacctcagagtctccagtctacagtttggactctccagtccagcagacagaatCAATCCTGAGTCCTTCAGGTTGGAGTTTTCACTCAGGTCAAGCTCTCtgagatgggaggggttggacttcagagctgaggccacaacttcacagtgagtCTTTGAGAGTCCACAGTCCTTAAGCCTGTTATTAcaaattatattacatttaaatatgctAAAATCAAACACCTCTATGATGAATATAGACACTATGCATTTTGATGACAAAGCAAATTGTGTTTTGAGGGGTCAGCAGCTCCATATAGTGCATTTATGGTAAAATGCTGTCTGTTGTGATAAAATGATGACTGTCAAAACACAAATCCTTAAGTCCTGAAGTTCTTTTGCTGGATTTGTATTAAAACTAGAAGGTGAAGgataaactgtaaaatgtaacattGTTTATAATTAAACAGAATAACTGTGTTCATAAGTGTAAACACATCAACTACAAAGTTTTTCTTGCTCTCAAAGTTTTGGTTACAACTGAAGAACAATTGTTGTGAGAATAACTGGTTTACAATTTTGGCAACAAGCAGCTGTAACACAAGCTGAACACAATTTAACAGTTTGTAAGTTTTacagtgtgcatgtatgtaaagGAGGGATGTATGATATGTCAGTGGCTGATATTTTTGgctgagaaatgagaaaatgtaactactgtattgttattgttttggtaaTTGAATTTCAGTCAATAATTGTGTCCGATAATGCAGAGCCTTTTTACAGTGACTGTGGACTAGTGACATCATTCTAAACCTGGTTGTGAACAGGGACTTTTTAAGGTCAGGTCTTGTGTTGGTACTGGAGTGGACTGAGAGTAACAGAACAGACATGGTTTTAGAGTAGATTATAGTAGTCTGTACAGTCCTGCCTCTCTtgcctttctctcctctgatcTCTGTGTTGCTGCCTGTTTGCACAAGGCCAGCGTAacttacaaacaaacataacctACATTGTTTTAAGATTAATAATATTGGTTATCGTATTGGTATCAGACACAACAAACATAATTATCAATCGTTGTCATTGGCCCTGAAATTCCACATCAGTGCATCTCTAATGTAAAGTGATTCACACTTTACAGCATGCActatacatttacattacactTTACTGTAATATTGATATGATTGATGTAAAGTTGGCTTTataatgttgatattttgtttcCCAATCACTCTCAACACTGTAAAACACTCCcttaaaaatgtttatcttAGTTACAGGTACAAAGAGTACAACGTTTGGAGATCAAATAGGCTCTTCAGAGTTGAGTACAgaggcaacaggaagtatctaAAACATTTTGGACTGAGCAGCTGGACatgagagagatgtgtgtgtgtgttctgcagttATTGATTTATAATGTTGATAATCACATCTAGACTTACACAgcctttctgcagttcctcacagctgggatcagtctCCGTCGTCCCTCATCTGATGTGTTGTACTTCTTCAGGTCCAACTCATCCAGAACCTCTtctgacatctgcagcatgtaggacagagctgagcagtggatCTCAGAGAGTTTCTTCTctgatctgttctctgacttGAGGAACTTTTGGATCTCCTGATGTACTGAGCGGTCgttcatctccatcagacagtggaagatgttgatgcttctgtcaggagagaCATTAGTATTCATCTTCTTCAGGTTGTTGACGGCTCTCTGGATGATTTCTAGACTGTTCTTTTTCCAATCCAGCAGGCCTCCTAAGAGATGCTGGTTGGACTCCAGAGAGAGACCATGAAGGAAACGAACAAACAGGTCCAGGTGGCCATTTTCACTTTCAAGAGATTTCTTCATGGCTTTCATCAGGAAGTCATCCAGAGTTGGGTCATCGTTTCTGAAATGCTTAGAAATCTTCTTAAGGAAAGACTCTGGTTTTGATTCCTCGTGTTTGTAGTCTTCTCCCAGGAAGGCCTTCAGTACCTCTGTGTTGCTGCTGGTGTAACAGTGGTACatgtagactgcagccagaaactcctgaacactcagatgAACAAAGCTGTAGACTGTTTTCTTGAATGTCACACTCTCTGTTTTGAGGATCTCTGTACAAAATCCTGAGTACACCGAGGCCTCTTTGACATCAAGACCGCACTGCTCCAGGTCTTCTTGGTAGAAtatgatgtttcctttctctAGCTGTTCAAACGCCAGCCTCCCCAGCTTCAGAAGAACTTCCCTGTCTGCCTTCATCAGTTTCTGTGGCCTCGTTTCATGTCCCTCATTATActtctgcttcttcctctttgtctgaaccaGCAAGAAGTGTGAGTACatgtcagtcagggtcttgggcagctctcctctctggtctgtagtcaacatatgctccagaactgtagcagtgatccagcagaagactgggatgtgacacatgatgtggaggctcctgGATGTCTTAATGTGTGAGATGATTTTGCTGAAGAGATCTTCATCACTGAATCtcctcctgaagtactcctccttttGGGCGTCAGTGAAGCCTCGTACTTCTGTTACCCTGTGAACACATgtaggagggatctgattggctgctgcaggtcgggaaGTTATCCAGACGAGAGCTGAGGGAAGTAGATTCCCCTTGAAGAGGTTTGTCAACAGCACGTTGACTGATGacttctgtgtgacatcagacatGATCGTCATGTTGTTGAAATCTAAtgaaagtctgctttcatccaggccgtcaaagatgaacaaaactttacagacagcgagcttctctgctgtgaccttctgtAATTTTGGATGGAAAACATGGATCAGCATGAGAAGACTGTACTGCTCATTTTTGATCAAGTTCAGCTccctgaatgaaaacagaatcaccagactgacatcttggttttccaagccctctgcccagtccagagtaaacttctgcactgagaaggtttttccaacACCAGCAACGCCGCTCGTCAGAACAAATCTGATGTGTCCCTGTTGGTCAGGTAAGATTTTAAAGATGTCGTGACACTTGATTGGAGTGTCATGGAGGGTCTTCATCTTGGAAGCTGTCTCAAGCTGCCTCACCTCATGTTGGGTATTAACCACTTTactctgtccctctgtgatgtagagctcagtgtagatGCTGTTGAGGAGGatttcacttcctgcttcatcagTTCCTTCAGTCACATGTTCACATCTCCTCCTCAGACTGATCTTATGTTCATGTAAAACCTCCTGGAGAGCAACATTCACTAAAACAGAGACAACATGTGAAACTAAACAAAGGGAATCTGACAATAATTCATTATTaccaacacaaaaacaatcagTCTTACTTTGTACAGTGATGGTCTGACTGTCTAGATCCTTCTGGACGTCCTCCtgacacaaagaacagcaggacagctgctcctccacagaAACACCACTCTTCCTATT is a window encoding:
- the LOC137177368 gene encoding NACHT, LRR and PYD domains-containing protein 12-like isoform X21, whose protein sequence is MDKMASDTGLTEVHKMSARVEEEEGRAEPPVSNVLSMKSDRYNDHFLTFSNKPGPSNTKGQTDHRQRAESPASDCLSMKSDRSNRDPPTFSNEPGPSDTKGQTDHRQRSESPASDCLSMKSDRSNRDPPTFNNEPGPSDTKGQTDHRQRAESPASDCLSMKSDRSNRDPPTFSNEPGPSDTKGQTDHRQRSESPASDCLSMKSDRSNRDPPTFNNEPGPSDTKGQTDHRQRAESPASDCLSMKSDRSNRDPPTFSNEPGPSDTKEKNRKSGVSVEEQLSCCSLCQEDVQKDLDSQTITVQMNVALQEVLHEHKISLRRRCEHVTEGTDEAGSEILLNSIYTELYITEGQSKVVNTQHEVRQLETASKMKTLHDTPIKCHDIFKILPDQQGHIRFVLTSGVAGVGKTFSVQKFTLDWAEGLENQDVSLVILFSFRELNLIKNEQYSLLMLIHVFHPKLQKVTAEKLAVCKVLFIFDGLDESRLSLDFNNMTIMSDVTQKSSVNVLLTNLFKGNLLPSALVWITSRPAAANQIPPTCVHRVTEVRGFTDAQKEEYFRRRFSDEDLFSKIISHIKTSRSLHIMCHIPVFCWITATVLEHMLTTDQRGELPKTLTDMYSHFLLVQTKRKKQKYNEGHETRPQKLMKADREVLLKLGRLAFEQLEKGNIIFYQEDLEQCGLDVKEASVYSGFCTEILKTESVTFKKTVYSFVHLSVQEFLAAVYMYHCYTSSNTEVLKAFLGEDYKHEESKPESFLKKISKHFRNDDPTLDDFLMKAMKKSLESENGHLDLFVRFLHGLSLESNQHLLGGLLDWKKNSLEIIQRAVNNLKKMNTNVSPDRSINIFHCLMEMNDRSVHQEIQKFLKSENRSEKKLSEIHCSALSYMLQMSEEVLDELDLKKYNTSDEGRRRLIPAVRNCRKAVLKDCGLSKTHCEVVASALKSNPSHLRELDLSENSNLKDSGLILSAGLESPNCRLETLRLKSCRLSEISCASLLSALKSNPSHLRELNLSDNKSLNGSGTKLPFDFLESPDCRLETLRLKSCSLSEISCASLLSALKSNPSHLRELDLNYNESLNRSRTKLPFDFLESPHCRLETLRLKSCWLSEISCASLLSALKSNPSHLRELELSNNFSRDDSERNLQFDFLESPHCRLETLRLRSCSLSEISCASLLSALKSNPSHLRELELSGNYSRDGSERNLQFDFLESPDCRLETLRLYGCGLSEISCASLVSALKSNPSHLRELNLFGNSSSSSDKKLLSDLQESPDCRLKTLSLW
- the LOC137177368 gene encoding NLR family CARD domain-containing protein 3-like isoform X19, with amino-acid sequence MDKMASDTGLTEVHKMSARVEEEEGRAEPPVSNVLSMKSDRYNDHFLTFSNKPGPSNTKGQTDHRQRAESPASDCLSMKSDRSNRDPPTFSNEPGPSDTKGQTDHRQRSESPASDCLSMKSDRSNRDPPTFNNEPGPSDTKGQTDHRQRAESPASDCLSMKSDRSNRDPPTFSNEPGPSDTKGQTDHRQRSESPASDCLSMKSDRSNRDPPTFNNEPGPSDTKGQTDHRQRAESPASDCLSMKSDRSNRDPPTFSNEPGPSDTKEKNRKSGVSVEEQLSCCSLCQEDVQKDLDSQTITVQMNVALQEVLHEHKISLRRRCEHVTEGTDEAGSEILLNSIYTELYITEGQSKVVNTQHEVRQLETASKMKTLHDTPIKCHDIFKILPDQQGHIRFVLTSGVAGVGKTFSVQKFTLDWAEGLENQDVSLVILFSFRELNLIKNEQYSLLMLIHVFHPKLQKVTAEKLAVCKVLFIFDGLDESRLSLDFNNMTIMSDVTQKSSVNVLLTNLFKGNLLPSALVWITSRPAAANQIPPTCVHRVTEVRGFTDAQKEEYFRRRFSDEDLFSKIISHIKTSRSLHIMCHIPVFCWITATVLEHMLTTDQRGELPKTLTDMYSHFLLVQTKRKKQKYNEGHETRPQKLMKADREVLLKLGRLAFEQLEKGNIIFYQEDLEQCGLDVKEASVYSGFCTEILKTESVTFKKTVYSFVHLSVQEFLAAVYMYHCYTSSNTEVLKAFLGEDYKHEESKPESFLKKISKHFRNDDPTLDDFLMKAMKKSLESENGHLDLFVRFLHGLSLESNQHLLGGLLDWKKNSLEIIQRAVNNLKKMNTNVSPDRSINIFHCLMEMNDRSVHQEIQKFLKSENRSEKKLSEIHCSALSYMLQMSEEVLDELDLKKYNTSDEGRRRLIPAVRNCRKAVLKDCGLSKTHCEVVASALKSNPSHLRELDLSENSNLKDSGLILSAGLESPNCRLETLRLKSCSLSEISCASLLSALKSNPSHLRELDLSEDYSRDRSEKNLQFDFLESPDCRLETLRLKSCRLSEISCASLLSALKSNPSHLRELNLSDNKSLNGSGTKLPFDFLESPDCRLETLRLKSCSLSEISCASLLSALKSNPSHLRELDLNYNESLNRSRTKLPFDFLESPHCRLETLRLKSCWLSEISCASLLSALKSNPSHLRELELSNNFSRDDSERNLQFDFLESPHCRLETLRLRSCSLSEISCASLLSALKSNPSHLRELELSGNYSRDGSERNLQFDFLESPDCRLETLRLYGCGLSEISCASLVSALKSNPSHLRELNLFGNSSSSSDKKLLSDLQESPDCRLKTLSLW